In Bacteriovorax stolpii, a single genomic region encodes these proteins:
- a CDS encoding glutamine synthetase III: MTIEKDSVSSLRNRATSRNPRHFNVPLDNLGLPKKVSDYYGELTFDFKTSEDISDATKKEIIKALDEGRGIKKDHAEAIAKAVTDWAVRNGATHFCHWFQPLTGGTAEKHDAFFSLKDGKPIERLSASQLMQGEPDASSFPNGGSRSTFEARGYTTWDLTSPMFLIETTNGRTLCIPTAFVSYFGESLDIKTPLLKSISKLSPAATKFLQLAGHKETTSVHVTCGAEQEYFLVDKAFYYARPDLVMTGRTLFGALTTRNQQLEDHYFGLIPDRVLAFMQELDYELHRLGIPSKTRHNEVAPGQFEMAPIFSEANVASDNNQMIMTTMRRIAEKHDMMVLLHEKPFAGINGSGKHVNWSMSDDTGLNLLEPGSEPQSNLRFLATVAVIVEALHRYSKPLRMAISGAGNDHRLGANEAPPSIISAYLGDTLDKIFHTIMEDKSFTPRSNNVIDLGTNQLAHLLQDNTDRNRTSPFAFTGNKFEFRAVGSSHAIGFPMTILNAAVTDIFNEANAYLEAEQAKGQTVDQSLMSLIKKLMGNSMKAVFNGDGYSKEWVQEAARRGLPNLRTTPEALKTMTNAEDYSFLVRNGIFKAEEVTTRYNILLERYIKIREIEFETMIDMIHQYVIPSGLEYKSVLANLIKGQKEIGVASNFEMDAYKKVSTKIDEIHSLSTNLQKELSGDHSDHQKYAEKIGSELMTMVTTMAGICNELEELIPNQFYTLPKYYDMLFLR; encoded by the coding sequence ATGACGATCGAGAAAGATTCTGTCTCTAGTTTGCGTAACCGTGCCACTTCAAGAAATCCAAGACACTTTAATGTACCTCTCGACAATTTGGGACTGCCAAAAAAAGTAAGCGATTACTATGGCGAGCTCACGTTTGATTTCAAAACATCAGAAGACATTTCAGATGCTACGAAAAAAGAAATCATCAAGGCCCTTGATGAAGGACGTGGGATTAAAAAAGATCACGCAGAAGCGATCGCTAAAGCGGTTACAGACTGGGCCGTAAGAAATGGGGCAACTCACTTCTGTCACTGGTTCCAGCCACTAACTGGTGGAACGGCAGAAAAACACGATGCCTTCTTCAGTTTAAAAGATGGCAAGCCCATCGAAAGACTTTCAGCTTCTCAGCTTATGCAAGGGGAGCCGGATGCTTCTTCATTTCCTAACGGTGGATCTCGCTCAACATTCGAAGCGCGTGGATACACAACTTGGGATTTAACAAGTCCTATGTTTTTAATTGAAACAACAAACGGAAGAACGCTTTGTATTCCAACAGCGTTCGTTTCATATTTTGGTGAGTCTCTCGATATTAAAACTCCTCTTTTAAAATCGATCTCAAAACTTAGCCCGGCAGCAACAAAGTTTCTTCAATTAGCAGGACATAAAGAAACAACTTCAGTTCACGTTACATGCGGAGCTGAACAAGAATACTTCCTGGTAGATAAAGCTTTCTACTACGCTCGCCCTGACTTAGTGATGACAGGTAGAACTCTTTTTGGAGCTCTCACAACTCGTAACCAACAGCTTGAAGATCACTACTTCGGTTTAATTCCTGACCGCGTTCTTGCTTTCATGCAAGAGCTTGATTACGAACTTCACCGCTTAGGAATTCCTTCTAAAACTCGTCACAACGAAGTTGCTCCTGGGCAATTTGAAATGGCGCCGATTTTCTCTGAAGCTAACGTTGCCTCTGACAACAACCAGATGATCATGACGACGATGAGAAGAATCGCTGAAAAACACGACATGATGGTTCTTCTTCACGAGAAACCATTTGCTGGAATCAATGGTTCTGGAAAACACGTTAACTGGTCAATGAGCGACGACACAGGATTAAACTTGTTAGAGCCAGGATCAGAACCACAATCAAATCTTCGTTTCTTAGCAACAGTTGCTGTTATCGTCGAAGCTCTTCACCGTTATTCAAAGCCACTTCGTATGGCGATCTCGGGAGCAGGTAACGATCACCGCCTGGGAGCGAACGAAGCCCCTCCAAGCATTATCTCTGCTTACTTAGGAGACACACTTGATAAAATCTTCCATACAATCATGGAAGACAAGTCATTTACTCCAAGATCAAATAACGTGATCGACTTGGGAACAAACCAACTGGCACATCTTCTACAGGACAATACTGATAGAAACAGGACATCGCCATTTGCTTTTACAGGTAACAAGTTCGAGTTCCGCGCTGTAGGATCAAGCCACGCGATCGGTTTCCCGATGACTATCTTAAACGCAGCGGTAACAGATATCTTCAATGAAGCAAACGCTTATCTTGAAGCTGAGCAAGCAAAAGGACAAACAGTAGACCAATCTCTAATGAGTTTAATTAAAAAGCTTATGGGGAACTCAATGAAAGCAGTCTTTAACGGAGACGGTTATTCGAAAGAGTGGGTTCAAGAAGCAGCAAGACGTGGTCTTCCAAACCTTCGCACGACTCCAGAAGCTCTAAAGACTATGACAAACGCAGAAGACTATAGCTTCTTAGTTCGTAACGGAATCTTTAAAGCAGAAGAGGTGACAACTCGTTATAACATTCTTCTTGAAAGATACATCAAGATCAGAGAGATCGAGTTTGAAACAATGATCGACATGATTCACCAGTACGTCATTCCATCGGGGCTTGAGTATAAATCAGTTCTTGCAAACCTGATTAAGGGACAAAAAGAAATTGGTGTCGCTTCAAACTTTGAAATGGATGCTTACAAAAAAGTATCGACAAAGATTGATGAAATTCACTCTCTGTCTACAAACCTGCAAAAAGAACTTTCAGGTGATCACTCAGACCACCAGAAGTATGCAGAAAAAATTGGAAGTGAGCTGATGACAATGGTAACAACAATGGCCGGCATCTGTAACGAACTTGAAGAATTGATCCCAAATCAGTTCTACACACTTCCAAAATACTACGACATGCTTTTCTTAAGATAA